In Lysobacter lycopersici, a genomic segment contains:
- a CDS encoding class II fumarate hydratase, producing the protein MAKSFRIEHDSMGELRVPADALWGAQTQRAVQNFPVSGRPMPRGFIRALGLIKAAAAEVNAGFGLLSKAKSAAIRKAALEVANGDHDAHFPIDVFQTGSGTSSNMNANEVIATLATRAGKAKVHPNDDVNLGQSSNDVVPTAIRVSAELAVHEDLLPALKHLRKTIEGKAKSLRGVVKTGRTHLMDAMPLTFAQEFGAWAAQLASAEARIGDASKRMHRLPIGGTAIGTGINADPRFGKAMAKALSTLAGAKFESAADKFEGIASQDDSVELSGQLNALAVALMKMSNDLRWMNSGPLAGIGEIELPALQPGSSIMPGKVNPVIPEATCMVCAQVMGHNATIAIAGASGNFQLNVMLPLIAHDLLESIGLLANVMRLLADSAISGLKVRGDNVREALARNPILVTALNPIIGYEKAAAIAKRAYKENRPVLDIAVEDSGLSAAELRKLLDPVALTKGGIHEGGGSSG; encoded by the coding sequence ATGGCCAAGTCTTTCCGCATCGAACACGACAGCATGGGCGAGCTGCGGGTGCCCGCCGATGCGCTGTGGGGCGCGCAGACCCAGCGCGCGGTGCAGAACTTCCCGGTGTCCGGTCGACCAATGCCGCGCGGCTTCATCCGCGCGCTCGGCCTGATCAAGGCCGCCGCGGCCGAGGTCAACGCCGGCTTCGGCTTGCTGTCCAAGGCGAAGTCCGCGGCGATCCGCAAGGCGGCGCTGGAGGTCGCGAACGGCGACCACGACGCGCATTTCCCCATCGACGTGTTCCAGACCGGCTCCGGCACCTCGAGCAACATGAACGCGAACGAGGTCATCGCGACGCTGGCGACGCGCGCGGGCAAGGCCAAGGTCCATCCGAACGACGACGTCAACCTCGGCCAGAGTTCCAACGACGTGGTGCCGACCGCGATCCGCGTGTCTGCGGAACTGGCGGTGCACGAGGACCTGCTGCCCGCGCTGAAACATTTGCGCAAGACCATCGAAGGCAAGGCGAAGTCGTTGCGCGGCGTGGTCAAGACCGGCCGCACACATTTGATGGACGCAATGCCGCTGACCTTCGCCCAGGAATTCGGCGCGTGGGCGGCGCAACTCGCCTCGGCGGAGGCGCGCATCGGCGACGCGTCGAAACGCATGCACCGGCTACCCATCGGTGGCACCGCGATCGGTACCGGCATCAACGCCGACCCGCGTTTCGGCAAGGCCATGGCGAAGGCGCTGTCGACCCTCGCAGGCGCGAAGTTCGAATCCGCCGCGGACAAGTTCGAAGGCATCGCCTCGCAGGACGATTCGGTCGAACTGTCCGGTCAGCTCAACGCGCTTGCGGTCGCGCTGATGAAGATGTCCAACGACCTGCGCTGGATGAATTCCGGACCGCTCGCAGGCATCGGCGAAATCGAATTGCCGGCATTGCAACCGGGCAGCTCGATCATGCCGGGCAAGGTCAATCCGGTGATTCCCGAAGCGACCTGCATGGTCTGCGCGCAAGTGATGGGCCACAACGCGACGATCGCCATTGCCGGCGCGTCCGGCAATTTCCAGCTCAACGTGATGCTGCCGCTCATCGCCCACGACCTGCTGGAATCGATCGGGCTGCTTGCGAACGTGATGCGACTGCTGGCGGATTCCGCGATTTCAGGGCTCAAGGTGCGTGGCGACAACGTGCGCGAAGCGCTGGCGCGCAATCCGATCCTCGTCACCGCGCTGAACCCGATCATCGGTTACGAGAAGGCCGCTGCCATCGCCAAGCGCGCCTACAAGGAAAACCGCCCGGTGCTGGACATCGCGGTCGAGGACAGCGGTCTGTCCGCTGCCGAGCTTCGCAAGCTGCTGGATCCGGTTGCGTTGACGAAGGGCGGGATCCACGAGGGTGGTGGAAGCTCGGGCTGA
- a CDS encoding DUF4097 family beta strand repeat-containing protein, with protein MTRRHALLCSILFASPLLAHAGEQCRFQAPRTLDLDLDGVTGITVLTNEHDVHVRGVDGNGGAVRGRACASKQDALDSLQVVQHREGSRLVIEAKTTHLPKGWRLFGDQYAYLDVGIAIPKSLPVVLDVGSGDANVENVASLDAHVGSGDLDVNRVPGQVSASIGSGDAGFSDIGALRVDSIGSGDLNANGVRGDVRIDSVGSGDATLKQVGGGVDVGSIGSGDLAVNGVGRDLRVRSMGSGDIDHHDVAGKVEIPRNDD; from the coding sequence ATGACCCGACGCCATGCCCTGCTCTGCAGCATTCTCTTCGCTTCGCCCCTGCTCGCCCATGCCGGCGAACAGTGCCGTTTCCAGGCGCCGCGCACGCTCGACCTCGACCTGGACGGCGTGACCGGAATCACCGTGCTCACCAACGAGCACGACGTGCATGTCCGCGGCGTCGATGGCAATGGCGGCGCGGTACGCGGCCGCGCCTGCGCCAGCAAGCAGGATGCCCTCGACTCGCTGCAGGTCGTGCAGCACCGGGAAGGCAGCCGGCTGGTGATCGAAGCCAAGACCACCCACCTGCCGAAAGGCTGGCGCCTGTTCGGCGACCAATACGCCTACCTCGACGTCGGCATCGCGATCCCGAAATCGCTGCCGGTCGTGCTCGACGTCGGTTCGGGCGATGCGAACGTGGAAAACGTGGCCTCGCTCGATGCCCATGTCGGCTCCGGCGACCTCGACGTGAATCGCGTCCCGGGCCAGGTCTCGGCGAGCATCGGCTCGGGCGATGCCGGTTTCAGCGACATCGGCGCGCTGCGGGTCGATTCGATCGGGTCCGGGGACCTCAATGCCAATGGCGTGCGTGGCGATGTCCGCATCGACAGCGTCGGTTCCGGCGACGCCACGCTGAAGCAGGTCGGCGGCGGCGTCGACGTGGGTTCGATCGGTTCCGGCGACCTCGCCGTCAACGGCGTCGGCCGCGACCTGCGCGTACGCAGCATGGGCAGCGGCGACATCGACCACCACGACGTGGCTGGCAAGGTCGAAATCCCCCGCAACGACGATTGA
- a CDS encoding DUF2884 family protein, with protein MNKIRTLGCIALLASLAACQGGSPSNSTASGSQKPADKQGGLTGMVGAAMDKARAEMETKNISIGDAFHLNINGHTIRSSDGKAPRAEITPQGDLLIEGKPVDITPVQRTLLLQYRGEIIDVASSGMEIGKQGVDIAGKAVGTAIASIFNGKSDEAEREMKAQGERIEAAAMKLCDQLQPMVKTQQELAASLPAFKPYANLEQSDIDDCRKHDKGDGVAVFSDADREEIRSDIRDGIRESIRGAVRTPSSPGSDDAAAEADAAAAKGG; from the coding sequence ATGAACAAGATTCGCACCCTCGGCTGCATTGCCCTGCTTGCGTCGCTGGCTGCCTGCCAGGGCGGCTCGCCTTCGAACTCCACCGCTTCCGGATCGCAGAAGCCGGCCGACAAGCAAGGCGGGTTGACCGGCATGGTCGGTGCGGCGATGGACAAGGCACGCGCCGAGATGGAAACGAAGAACATCAGCATCGGCGACGCCTTCCACCTGAACATCAACGGACATACCATCCGCTCGTCCGACGGAAAGGCGCCGCGCGCCGAGATCACCCCGCAGGGCGACCTGCTGATCGAAGGCAAGCCGGTCGACATCACCCCGGTGCAGCGCACGTTGCTGCTGCAATACCGCGGCGAGATCATCGACGTCGCCAGTTCCGGCATGGAGATCGGCAAGCAGGGCGTGGACATCGCCGGCAAGGCGGTCGGCACCGCCATCGCCAGCATTTTCAACGGCAAGAGCGACGAGGCCGAACGGGAAATGAAGGCCCAGGGCGAGCGCATCGAGGCAGCGGCGATGAAGCTGTGCGATCAGCTGCAGCCGATGGTCAAGACCCAACAGGAGCTCGCCGCCTCGTTGCCGGCGTTCAAGCCCTACGCGAACCTCGAGCAGTCGGACATCGACGATTGCCGCAAGCACGACAAGGGCGATGGCGTGGCCGTGTTCAGCGATGCCGACCGCGAGGAGATCCGCTCGGACATCCGCGATGGCATCCGCGAATCGATCCGCGGCGCGGTGCGCACGCCGTCATCGCCCGGCAGCGACGACGCGGCGGCAGAAGCCGATGCGGCCGCGGCCAAGGGCGGCTGA